A window of the Lactuca sativa cultivar Salinas chromosome 5, Lsat_Salinas_v11, whole genome shotgun sequence genome harbors these coding sequences:
- the LOC111881835 gene encoding uncharacterized protein LOC111881835 translates to MRPRLGDCYESPAQLRFALTNYAVHGGYQLYFEKRDRVRVIAKCGSGTRDNNDNNKMQCPFRVAAGWKYNERTFQIKFCNEMHLCARNYHFGSLVTSSWLAKHYLKDVIMEPMMTLLEMQADVLQRFSVSVSLGQCQIARATAMGMIEGKSNLGFNYFKRFYVGFKAFRDGWSRGCRRVIGLDGSFLKGQVKGEILTAIGRDVDNHVYPIAWAVVNVENKDNWTWFIDNLVADLDLGAGNGLLVISDQHKGLLQAVAHLLPHVEHRQCARHIFANFRKKFTGLELKILF, encoded by the exons ATGAGGCCCCGATTAGGAGACTGTTATGAATCCCCTGCTCAACTCAGGTTTGCTTTAACTAACTATGCAGTCCATGGAGGGTACCAACTTTATTTTGAAAAAAGGGATAGGGTGAGGGTTATAGCTAAGTGTGGTAGTGGAACCAGGGACAACAATGATAATAACAAAATGCAGTGTCCATTTAGGGTTGCAGCTGGATGGAAATACAATGAAAGAACATTCCAGATAAAATTTTGTAATGAAATGCATCTGTGTGCTAGGAATTATCATTTTGGTTCCTTAGTTACTAGCAGTTGGTTAGCCAAACACTATCTGAAAGATGTAATCATGGAGCCCATGATGACATTGCTAGAGATGCAAGCAGATGTGCTACAAAGGTTTTCAGTGAGTGTATCTCTTGGTCAATGCCAAATAGCAAGGGCTACTGCAATGGGGATGATAGAAGGAA AAAGTAATCTGGGGTTTAACTATTTCAAAAGGTTTTATGTTGGCTTTAAGGCTTTCAGAGATGGATGGAGCAGAGGATGTAGAAGGGTAATAGGACTAGATGGTAGTTTCTTGAAGGGGCAGGTTAAGGGGGAGATTTTAACTGCTATTGGGAGGGATGTAGACAATCATGTCTACCCAATAGCATGGGCAGTTGTGAATGTTGAGAATAAGGACAACTGGACCTGGTTCATTGATAATTTGGTTGCTGATTTGGATCTTGGTGCTGGCAATGGATTGCTTGTTATCTCAGACCAACACAAG GGACTTTTACAAGCTGTGGCACACCTACTCCCTCATGTTGAGCACAGACAATGTGCTAGACACATCTTTGCAAACTTTAGAAAGAAATTCACAGGATTAGAGCTAAAGATTTTGTTCTAG